The Drosophila innubila isolate TH190305 chromosome 3R unlocalized genomic scaffold, UK_Dinn_1.0 2_E_3R, whole genome shotgun sequence genome has a segment encoding these proteins:
- the LOC117790263 gene encoding modifier of mdg4-like isoform X5 — MADDEQFSLCWNNFNTNLSAGFHESLCRGDLVDVSLAAEGQIVKAHRLVLSVCSPFFRKMFTQMPSNTHAIVFLNNVSHSALKDLIQFMYCGEVNVKQDALPAFISTAESLQIKGLTDNDPTPQPPQEPTPPPAAPHVQQQQQHQQVPAQRVQRQQPRASTRYKIETVDDVLGDDKGTTQIVIQTTAAPQATIVQQQQQPQHIQTQQLQTATTTTATLVSTNKRTAQRSSMVGSGAVKRSKTTTATVIDPLEPTTETATTTTTQLAPQQITVQTTVVPSDTKVHQVRQQAQQQQQQAAAQEETEYIDLPMELPTKSEPDYSEEQAEVAGDGDTTYVEDDTYGDMRYDDSYFTENEDAGAQTAGNTSGNVAATTSKAVVKQQSQSYSDTSFVDTGADQGNTEAQVKFDYQISVDGNDAAMHLDCHQRRSGGDSNSNSPFFIVSKYGTKQIMLKQHTFNRHITREDVTYWRCSQFAVLRCRARLKTKLDTLTILNSEHNHEVILKARKYGSLKRQRAEAEAAARATKVELVEAKTEVNTDTSP, encoded by the exons ATGGCGGACGACGAGCAATTCAGTTTGTGCTGGAATAATTTCAACACAAATCTGTCGGCTGGCTTTCACGAATCATTATGTCGTGGAGATCTGGTGGATGTATCGTTGGCCGCGGAGGGGCAAATTGTAAAGGCGCACCGTTTGGTGTTGTCCGTCTGTTCGCCCTTTTTCCGCAAAATGTTTACGCAAATGCCATCGAATACCCACGCCATTG tgtttttgAATAACGTTAGCCATTCGGCTTTGAAGGACCTGATCCAGTTTATGTATTGTGGGGAAGTTAACGTTAAACAAGATGCACTCCCAGCGTTCATAAGCACAGCGGAGTCCCTGCAAATCAAGGGGCTGACAGAT AATGATCCTACGCCGCAACCTCCACAGGAACCCACACCCCCACCAGCTGCACCtcatgtacaacaacaacaacaacatcagcaagtCCCAGCCCAGCGTGTGCAGCGTCAACAACCGCGCGCATCGACACGCTATAAGATTGAGACCGTTGATGATGTGCTCGGCGATGACAAGGGCACCACACAAATTGTCATACAGACTACAGCCGCACCTCAAGCCACCAttgtacaacaacagcagcagccacaacacaTTCAAACGCAGCAGTTGCAGaccgccacaacaacaacagcaacgctGGTGTCGACAAACAAACGCACGGCTCAGCGCAGCTCCATGGTTGGCAGTGGTGCCGTTAAGCGCTCGAAGACGACCACCGCCACCGTAATTGACCCCTTGGAACCGACAACGGAGACTGCGACCACGACAACAACTCAGCTTGCTCCTCAACAGATTACCGTGCAGACGACAGTTGTGCCCAGTGACACAAAAGTGCATCAAGTACGtcaacaagcacaacaacagcagcagcaggcggcCGCTCAAGAGGAAACTGAATACATTGATCTCCCCATGGAATTGCCCACAAAATCGGAACCGGACTATAGTGAAGAGCAAGCCGAAGTTGCTGGAGATGGCGATACGACCTACGTAGAGGATGATACCTACGGTGACATGCGCTACGATGATAGCTACTTTACGGAAAATGAAGATGCCGGCGCCCAAACCGCTGGCAATACAAGTGGCAATgtcgcagcaacaacatcgaaAGCCGTGGTCAAACAGCAATCCCAGAGCTACAGCGATACATCGTTTGTCGACACCGGCGCGGATCAAGGCAACACAGAGGCTCAAG TCAAGTTCGACTATCAGATCAGCGTTGATGGTAACGATGCTGCAATGCATCTGGACTGCCATCAGCGACGCAGCGGAGGAGACAGTAACTCAAACTCGCCATTCTTTATTGTGAGCAAGTATGGCACAAAGCAGATCATGCTGAAACAGCACACCTTCAATCGTCACATCACACGGGAGGATGTCACCTACTGGCGTTGCAGTCAATTTGCCGTGCTGCGTTGTCGGGCGCGTCTCAAAACCAAATTGGATACGCTAACCATACTCAACAGCGAACATAATCACGAGGTCATCTTAAAGGCCCGCAAATACGGATCGCTGAAGCGTCAACGCGCCGAGGCGGAGGCAGCTGCAAGGGCGACCAAAGTGGAGCTCGTCGAGGCGAAAACCGAAGTGAACACCGATACTAGCCCCTGA
- the LOC117790263 gene encoding modifier of mdg4-like isoform X21 produces the protein MADDEQFSLCWNNFNTNLSAGFHESLCRGDLVDVSLAAEGQIVKAHRLVLSVCSPFFRKMFTQMPSNTHAIVFLNNVSHSALKDLIQFMYCGEVNVKQDALPAFISTAESLQIKGLTDNDPTPQPPQEPTPPPAAPHVQQQQQHQQVPAQRVQRQQPRASTRYKIETVDDVLGDDKGTTQIVIQTTAAPQATIVQQQQQPQHIQTQQLQTATTTTATLVSTNKRTAQRSSMVGSGAVKRSKTTTATVIDPLEPTTETATTTTTQLAPQQITVQTTVVPSDTKVHQVRQQAQQQQQQAAAQEETEYIDLPMELPTKSEPDYSEEQAEVAGDGDTTYVEDDTYGDMRYDDSYFTENEDAGAQTAGNTSGNVAATTSKAVVKQQSQSYSDTSFVDTGADQGNTEAQAVKFKRTANGEFLLIDGRSYKKIRAMQYRTYYHCLTPNCRALYVHVELSRRPRLTKYNTHATDCEQSKIKIPTNIKS, from the exons ATGGCGGACGACGAGCAATTCAGTTTGTGCTGGAATAATTTCAACACAAATCTGTCGGCTGGCTTTCACGAATCATTATGTCGTGGAGATCTGGTGGATGTATCGTTGGCCGCGGAGGGGCAAATTGTAAAGGCGCACCGTTTGGTGTTGTCCGTCTGTTCGCCCTTTTTCCGCAAAATGTTTACGCAAATGCCATCGAATACCCACGCCATTG tgtttttgAATAACGTTAGCCATTCGGCTTTGAAGGACCTGATCCAGTTTATGTATTGTGGGGAAGTTAACGTTAAACAAGATGCACTCCCAGCGTTCATAAGCACAGCGGAGTCCCTGCAAATCAAGGGGCTGACAGAT AATGATCCTACGCCGCAACCTCCACAGGAACCCACACCCCCACCAGCTGCACCtcatgtacaacaacaacaacaacatcagcaagtCCCAGCCCAGCGTGTGCAGCGTCAACAACCGCGCGCATCGACACGCTATAAGATTGAGACCGTTGATGATGTGCTCGGCGATGACAAGGGCACCACACAAATTGTCATACAGACTACAGCCGCACCTCAAGCCACCAttgtacaacaacagcagcagccacaacacaTTCAAACGCAGCAGTTGCAGaccgccacaacaacaacagcaacgctGGTGTCGACAAACAAACGCACGGCTCAGCGCAGCTCCATGGTTGGCAGTGGTGCCGTTAAGCGCTCGAAGACGACCACCGCCACCGTAATTGACCCCTTGGAACCGACAACGGAGACTGCGACCACGACAACAACTCAGCTTGCTCCTCAACAGATTACCGTGCAGACGACAGTTGTGCCCAGTGACACAAAAGTGCATCAAGTACGtcaacaagcacaacaacagcagcagcaggcggcCGCTCAAGAGGAAACTGAATACATTGATCTCCCCATGGAATTGCCCACAAAATCGGAACCGGACTATAGTGAAGAGCAAGCCGAAGTTGCTGGAGATGGCGATACGACCTACGTAGAGGATGATACCTACGGTGACATGCGCTACGATGATAGCTACTTTACGGAAAATGAAGATGCCGGCGCCCAAACCGCTGGCAATACAAGTGGCAATgtcgcagcaacaacatcgaaAGCCGTGGTCAAACAGCAATCCCAGAGCTACAGCGATACATCGTTTGTCGACACCGGCGCGGATCAAGGCAACACAGAGGCTCAAG CCGTCAAATTCAAGCGGACGGCCAATGGCGAGTTTCTCTTGATTGACGGTCGATCCTACAAAAAGATCCGAGCAATGCAATATCGCACCTATTACCATTGCCTGACGCCCAACTGTCGAGCACTCTACGTGCATGTGGAGCTCAGCCGCAGGCCGCGATTAACCAAGTACAACACGCATGCCACAGACTGCGAACAGTCCAAGATCAAGATCCCGACCAATATTAAGAGCTAG
- the LOC117790263 gene encoding modifier of mdg4-like isoform X12, which yields MADDEQFSLCWNNFNTNLSAGFHESLCRGDLVDVSLAAEGQIVKAHRLVLSVCSPFFRKMFTQMPSNTHAIVFLNNVSHSALKDLIQFMYCGEVNVKQDALPAFISTAESLQIKGLTDNDPTPQPPQEPTPPPAAPHVQQQQQHQQVPAQRVQRQQPRASTRYKIETVDDVLGDDKGTTQIVIQTTAAPQATIVQQQQQPQHIQTQQLQTATTTTATLVSTNKRTAQRSSMVGSGAVKRSKTTTATVIDPLEPTTETATTTTTQLAPQQITVQTTVVPSDTKVHQVRQQAQQQQQQAAAQEETEYIDLPMELPTKSEPDYSEEQAEVAGDGDTTYVEDDTYGDMRYDDSYFTENEDAGAQTAGNTSGNVAATTSKAVVKQQSQSYSDTSFVDTGADQGNTEAQAVAQNGQFITELPSNVWIHKYDYFLMRNQKQGYNLIFNGYMYKKEASFRATVNWICSDGNGKRTTENKCSARAITKFAGGIKLGKNPHNHPPRFTGNCVPAKLMLKDMLLQQY from the exons ATGGCGGACGACGAGCAATTCAGTTTGTGCTGGAATAATTTCAACACAAATCTGTCGGCTGGCTTTCACGAATCATTATGTCGTGGAGATCTGGTGGATGTATCGTTGGCCGCGGAGGGGCAAATTGTAAAGGCGCACCGTTTGGTGTTGTCCGTCTGTTCGCCCTTTTTCCGCAAAATGTTTACGCAAATGCCATCGAATACCCACGCCATTG tgtttttgAATAACGTTAGCCATTCGGCTTTGAAGGACCTGATCCAGTTTATGTATTGTGGGGAAGTTAACGTTAAACAAGATGCACTCCCAGCGTTCATAAGCACAGCGGAGTCCCTGCAAATCAAGGGGCTGACAGAT AATGATCCTACGCCGCAACCTCCACAGGAACCCACACCCCCACCAGCTGCACCtcatgtacaacaacaacaacaacatcagcaagtCCCAGCCCAGCGTGTGCAGCGTCAACAACCGCGCGCATCGACACGCTATAAGATTGAGACCGTTGATGATGTGCTCGGCGATGACAAGGGCACCACACAAATTGTCATACAGACTACAGCCGCACCTCAAGCCACCAttgtacaacaacagcagcagccacaacacaTTCAAACGCAGCAGTTGCAGaccgccacaacaacaacagcaacgctGGTGTCGACAAACAAACGCACGGCTCAGCGCAGCTCCATGGTTGGCAGTGGTGCCGTTAAGCGCTCGAAGACGACCACCGCCACCGTAATTGACCCCTTGGAACCGACAACGGAGACTGCGACCACGACAACAACTCAGCTTGCTCCTCAACAGATTACCGTGCAGACGACAGTTGTGCCCAGTGACACAAAAGTGCATCAAGTACGtcaacaagcacaacaacagcagcagcaggcggcCGCTCAAGAGGAAACTGAATACATTGATCTCCCCATGGAATTGCCCACAAAATCGGAACCGGACTATAGTGAAGAGCAAGCCGAAGTTGCTGGAGATGGCGATACGACCTACGTAGAGGATGATACCTACGGTGACATGCGCTACGATGATAGCTACTTTACGGAAAATGAAGATGCCGGCGCCCAAACCGCTGGCAATACAAGTGGCAATgtcgcagcaacaacatcgaaAGCCGTGGTCAAACAGCAATCCCAGAGCTACAGCGATACATCGTTTGTCGACACCGGCGCGGATCAAGGCAACACAGAGGCTCAAG ctgttgctcaGAACGGTCAGTTCATAACGGAGCTGCCGTCCAATGTTTGGATACACAAATATGATTACTTCCTAATGCGCAACCAGAAGCAGGGATACAATCTAATATTCAATGgctatatgtataaaaaggAGGCCAGCTTTCGGGCCACCGTCAACTGGATATGCTCGGATGGCAATGGCAAACGGACGACCGAGAACAAATGCTCGGCACGAGCTATAACCAAATTTGCTGGAGGCATAAAGCTGGGCAAGAATCCGCATAATCATCCGCCGCGCTTTACGGGCAACTGTGTGCCCGCCAAGCTAATGCTCAAGGACATGTTATTGCAGCAATATTAA